Proteins from a genomic interval of Zingiber officinale cultivar Zhangliang chromosome 1B, Zo_v1.1, whole genome shotgun sequence:
- the LOC121967381 gene encoding putative E3 ubiquitin-protein ligase RF298 isoform X3 — protein MAAMVASGNSPVDSSIAIQKTGSRNKRKFQAEPPMADSSVLGDALQNNLCNYDVFPVEKSAELSDLDHHVGICDMCRTHMFGPKEGLDVDAFQDVDWSCLTESQLEEILLNNLDTVFRAAIKMITFHGHTKEVATNAVLRSGLCYGYKDTVSNVVDNALALLKSNQELDSSPRENMAEDLRHLEKSVLADMVSVLREVRPFFSTGDAMWLLLMSDANISHACAMDSNSSNAITSNEYSGASTIAQLEAGSISNNNATSTASELNVQRSQKLHDIIPPSKSIQKLEIPKVAAISTVPTGKLSDSNEDGTISKPKPLKESLISLSTHVEESPSVPQSSQEEKSISSRKTHLNSLKREYVLRQKSIHSEKSFRPLGSKAVSRACKQSGLGSLIFDRKSKTISDSSRISLKSSSLKIAKIPETEKSLTDDKHNISFSQGNPSNLTCTEKHNSQPTGLTLSLPSTNNTCLSIAPESNAEAANCSDHSLIHSSMTCKDLVPDDKKDEMLLILVPLMHELQAQLQDWTDWAQQKVMQAARRLSKDKAELQSLRQEREEVARLKGERYALEDNTKKKLAEMELAISKASTQVERANAAAHRLKYENSQLLLEMEEAKLHAAQSAVNCQESSRREMKTLKMFQSWQKQKALFQEELVTEKQQLFQLQQKLEQIEELHNQSEVETRRKVEE, from the coding sequence ATGGCCGCTATGGTTGCTAGTGGTAATAGTCCTGTGGACTCATCTATTGCTATACAAAAGACAGGGAGCAGGAACAAGAGAAAATTCCAGGCAGAACCACCCATGGCTGACTCGAGCGTGCTTGGGGATGCATTGCAAAATAATTTATGCAATTACGATGTGTTCCCTGTAGAGAAATCTGCAGAGCTTTCCGACCTTGACCATCATGTCGGCATCTGTGACATGTGTAGGACTCACATGTTTGGGCCCAAGGAGGGGCTGGATGTGGATGCCTTCCAAGATGTTGATTGGAGCTGCCTCACTGAGTCCCAGCTTGAGGAGATCTTGTTGAATAACTTGGATACAGTCTTTAGGGCTGCAATCAAGATGATTACTTTTCATGGTCACACAAAGGAAGTTGCAACTAATGCTGTATTGAGGTCAGGGCTTTGCTATGGGTACAAAGATACTGTTTCTAATGTTGTGGATAATGCATTGGCACTTTTAAAGAGTAACCAAGAATTGGATTCCTCCCCTAGAGAGAATATGGCAGAAGACCTAAGACATTTGGAGAAGAGTGTGTTAGCTGATATGGTTAGTGTGCTGAGGGAAGTACGGCCATTTTTCAGTACAGGTGATGCAATGTGGCTCTTGCTGATGTCTGATGCAAATATTTCTCATGCTTGTGCCATGGACAGCAATTCATCAAATGCTATCACAAGTAATGAGTACTCTGGTGCTTCTACCATAGCTCAGTTGGAAGCAGGTTCAATCTCTAACAATAATGCTACTTCCACAGCTTCTGAACTAAATGTTCAAAGATCTCAGAAGTTGCATGATATAATACCTCCTTCAAAGAGCATCCAGAAATTAGAAATTCCAAAGGTGGCAGCAATATCTACTGTTCCAACAGGAAAGTTATCTGACTCAAATGAGGATGGTACAATTTCAAAACCTAAACCCCTAAAGGAAAGCTTAATTTCACTATCCACTCATGTTGAAGAATCACCCTCAGTTCCTCAATCTTCTCAAGAAGAAAAGTCAATTAGCAGTAGAAAGACTCATCTAAATAGTTTGAAAAGAGAATATGTTCTACGACAGAAGTCAATTCATTCTGAGAAAAGCTTCCGACCATTGGGATCTAAAGCAGTTTCCAGAGCATGCAAGCAAAGTGGCTTAGGGAGCTTAATCTTTGATAGGAAATCAAAAACAATTTCTGATTCTTCAAGAATAAGTTTAAAGAGCTCCTCACTGAAAATAGCAAAAATACCAGAAACAGAAAAATCATTGACAGATGATAAACATAATATTTCCTTTTCTCAAGGAAACCCTTCTAATCTAACATGCACTGAAAAACACAACAGTCAACCAACTGGACTTACCTTGTCACTTCCGTCTACAAATAACACTTGCCTTAGTATTGCGCCAGAGTCTAATGCTGAGGCTGCAAATTGCAGTGATCATAGTTTAATCCATTCAAGTATGACATGCAAAGACTTGGTTCCAGATGACAAAAAGGATGAAATGTTGCTTATATTGGTTCCGCTGATGCATGAACTCCAGGCACAGTTGCAAGACTGGACTGATTGGGCCCAGCAGAAGGTGATGCAGGCTGCTCGAAGGCTGAGCAAGGATAAAGCTGAACTTCAATCCCTGCGACAGGAAAGAGAAGAAGTGGCTAGGCTTAAAGGAGAGAGGTATGCTCTAGAAGACAATACCAAGAAGAAGCTTGCTGAGATGGAACTTGCAATATCCAAAGCCAGCACCCAGGTTGAAAGGGCTAATGCTGCTGCCCACAGACTCAAATATGAAAACTCTCAACTATTATTGGAAATGGAAGAGGCAAAGTTGCATGCTGCACAATCAGCAGTCAATTgtcaagaatcttcaagaagGGAAATGAAAACACTGAAAATGTTTCAGTCATGGCAGAAACAAAAAGCATTGTTTCAAGAGGAGCTTGTGACCGAAAAACAGCAGCTGTTTCAACTGCAACAGAAACTGGAACAGATTGAGGAGCTCCACAATCAATCAGAG